A DNA window from Solanum lycopersicum chromosome 3, SLM_r2.1 contains the following coding sequences:
- the LOC101262504 gene encoding uncharacterized protein, protein MNSRELTLFSAAAVFGAFASAMTIRLFFNPKNRSVTGPDSGVNGFHQRKSSSSRNPFDPSKRKGYLSWDDYFMAIAFLSAERSKDPNRQVGACLVSQNYVILGIGYNGFPRGCSDDKLPWAKKSKNGNPLETKYPYVCHAEVNAILNTNHASAAGQRLYVTMFPCNECAKIIIQSGVSEVIYFVEKRLDGSDTAYVASHKLLSLAGIKVRRHQPQMKEISINFEEL, encoded by the exons ATGAATTCCAGAGAGCTAACGCTGTTCTCAGCTGCCGCAGTGTTTGGTGCCTTTGCCTCTGCTATGACCATTCGCTTGTTTTTCAACCCGAAAAACCGTTCTGTTACTGGTCCAGATTCGGGAGTTAACGGTTTTCATCAAAGGAAGTCGTCGTCTTCTCGGAATCCATTTGATCCTTCAAAACGAAAAGG GTATTTGTCGTGGGATGATTACTTTATGGCGATTGCATTTTTATCTGCTGAAAGATCAAAGGATCCAAACAGGCAG GTTGGAGCATGTTTGGTGAgtcaaaattatgtaatattag GCATTGGATACAACGGGTTCCCACGTGGCTGTTCAGATGACAAGCTTCCCTGGGCAAAG AAATCTAAAAATGGGAATCCACTGGAGACAAAGTATCC TTATGTTTGTCATGCTGAAGTTAATGCCATCCTGAATACAAATCATGCATCTGCTGCAGGACAG AGGCTTTACGTGACAATGTTTCCTTGCAATGAATGCGCAAAGATTATCATTCAG TCTGGTGTTTCagaagttatttattttgtggAGAAGAGATTAGACGGTTCTGACACAGCGTATGTTGCTTCGCACAAACTTCTGTCATTGGCTGGCATTAAG GTAAGGAGGCATCAGCCACAGATGAAAGAGATCTCTATCAATTTTGAAGAACTATAG
- the LOC101261314 gene encoding uncharacterized protein, giving the protein MLRSTFTPILTAFPSKAKTPRNYSNTIIAAITNPTQPVRQNASMENMLLQQHTPTSAYLHLPFCRKRCHYCDFPIVALGSSSPYGDDDPRIINYIDFLCREIKATSIPSDNKSPLETVFFGGGTPSLVPPRLVSLVMETLDAKFGVCSDAEISIEMDPGTFDAKKLKDLMKLGVNRVSLGVQAFQEELLRSCGRAHGVQEIHEAIDIVGSCGVENWSVDLISSLPHQKPHMWEQSLSLTIQAKPTHVSVYDLQVEQDTKFASLYTAGEFPLPSENQAADFYRMASEMLRDAGYEHYEISSYCKSGYQCKHNYTYWVNKPFYAFGLGSASYLNGLRFSRPRKLKDYMGYVQNLENGLVNCCPDSKVDAQDVAMDVVMLSLRTAKGLDLKSFGKAFGSSTILSLCEVYKPHIASGHVVCLDEQRRDISPEEFSSLLSEGNKINEVLAYIRLSDPDGFLLSNELISLAFNVLAP; this is encoded by the exons ATGTTGAGATCAACTTTCACTCCCATATTAACGGCTTTTCCCTCTAAGGCCAAAACCCCCCGCAACTACTCGAATACAATTATCGCTGCAATAACAAACCCCACACAACCTGTTCGACAAAATGCCTCAATGGAGAATATGTTGCTACAACAGCATACTCCAACCTCAGCTTACCTTCACCTTCCGTTTTGTCGAAAGCGCTGTCACTACTGCGACTTCCCCATCGTCGCATTGGGGTCATCTTCACCTTATGGTGATGACGACCCTCGAATTATTAACTACATTGATTTCCTATGCAGAGAAATTAAAGCCACTTCAATACCTTCCGACAACAAGTCACCTCTTGAAACTGTATTTTTTGGTGGAGGGACACCTTCACTTGTGCCACCAAGATTAGTATCTCTAGTCATGGAGACGTTGGACGCTAAATTTGGGGTGTGTTCTGATGCTGAAATTTCAATAGAAATGGATCCTGGTACGTTTGATGCtaagaaattgaaagatttgATGAAGTTGGGTGTAAATAGAGTGTCTTTAGGAGTTCAGGCATTCCAGGAGGAGTTGCTTAGGAGTTGTGGGAGAGCGCATGGTGTACAGGAAATTCATGAGGCCATTGACATTGTTGGATCGTGTGGTGTTGAGAATTGGAGTGTGGACCTTATATCTTCGCTTCCTCATCAGAAACCGCATATGTGGGAACAAAGCTTGAGCCTCACTATTCAAGCAAAGCCGACACATGTGTCAGTTTACGATTTACAAGTCGAGCAAGATACAAAGTTTGCATCTTT GTATACGGCTGGGGAATTTCCTCTGCCTTCTGAAAATCAAGCTGCTGATTTTTACAGAATGGCCTCTGAAATGCTAAGAGATGCTGGTTATGAGCACTATGAGATAAGTAGCTACTGCAAAAGTGGTTATCAATGCAAGCACAATTACACATACTGGGTAAACAAACCTTTTTATGCTTTCGGACTTGGGTCAGCCAGCTATCTTAACGGACTAAGATTTTCAAGGCCGAGGAAGCTGAAAGATTACATGGGTTAtgtgcaaaatttggagaatgGACTAGTGAATTGTTGCCCGGACAGTAAAGTAGATGCCCAAGACGTAGCAATGGATGTCGTTATGCTGTCTTTGAGAACTGCTAAAGGGTTGGATTTGAAGTCGTTTGGCAAAGCTTTTGGCAGCTCGACTATTCTCTCCCTCTGTGAGGTCTATAAGCCTCATATTGCGAGTGGGCATGTTGTCTGCTTGGATGAGCAAAGGAGGGATATCTCCCCAGAAGAATTCAGCTCTTTGTTATCTGAAGGGAACAAGATCAATGAGGTGTTGGCATATATCAGGCTTAGTGACCCTGATGGTTTCTTATTATCTAATGAGTTAATATCCCTCGCGTTCAATGTGTTAGCTCCATAA
- the LOC101261011 gene encoding uncharacterized protein produces the protein METLRQIRAKNSYSLLLSLLWITLLSSSISATSPLSQSDQGTDKHATSPAQDKSHVHEIHCSRERSRAAWKVVEEYLMPFVEKEKYELPRQCRLHPSNDLFRDQEEHKIHLDVNEWRCGYCRKSFRAEKFLDQHFDNRHSNLLDVDQSKCLADVCGALHCDLVMEIKSQKTKCNPAAAARNRHLCEGLADKCFPANQSPSSTRLHELFLRQFCDAHTCSGGRKPFSRGGKKHTNRFYLAASVLTLMLLPLFYLIVYLYQREMKSRTQELKRIAKVGRKAKPS, from the exons ATGGAGACTCTACGCCAAATTCGAGCTAAGAATTCatattctcttcttctttctcttctaTGGATCACTCTTCTCTCTTCATCCATATCCGCAACTTCACCTCTTTCTCAGTCAGATcag GGTACGGACAAGCATGCGACAAG TCCCGCACAAGACAAATCACATGTTCACGAAATTCATTGCTCCAGAGAGAGAAGCCGAGCTGCATGGAAAGTTGTTGAGGAG TACTTAATGCCCTTTGTAGAAAAAGAGAAGTATGAGCTTCCTAGGCAGTGTAGACTTCATCCGAGTAATGATCTTTTCAGAGATCAGGAGGAACATAAAATTCATCTTGATGTGAATGAATGGCGCTGTGGATACTGCAGAAAAAGCTTTCGGGCTGAAAAATTTCTTGATCAGCATTTTGACAACAGGCATTCCAATCTTCTAGACGTT GATCAAAGCAAATGCCTGGCAGATGTATGTGGAGCTTTGCATTGTGACCTTGTGATGGAAATCAAATCCCAGAAGACCAAGTGTAATCCTGCGGCAGCAGCACGAAATCGTCATTTATGTGAG GGTCTTGCAGACAAATGTTTTCCTGCTAATCAGAGTCCATCATCAACTCGTCTTCATG AACTATTCTTACGCCAATTCTGTGATGCTCACACTTGCTCGGGAGGTAGAAAACCGTTTTCTAGAGGAGGAAAG AAGCATACAAATCGATTCTACTTGGCAGCTTCAGTATTGACTTTGATGCTGCTCCCTCTATTTTACCTCATTGTCTATTTGTACCAAAG AGAGATGAAAAGCAGAACTCAAGAACTTAAGCGCATAGCAAAAGTTGGAAGAAAAGCAAAACCTTCTTAG